From Bos taurus isolate L1 Dominette 01449 registration number 42190680 breed Hereford chromosome 29, ARS-UCD2.0, whole genome shotgun sequence, a single genomic window includes:
- the CCND1 gene encoding G1/S-specific cyclin-D1, producing the protein MAHQLLCCEMETIRRAYPDANLLNDRVLRAMLKAEETCAPSVSYFKCVQKEILPSMRKIVATWMLEVCEEQKCEEEVFPLAMNYLDRFLSLEPVKKSRLQLLGATCMFVASKMKETIPLTAEKLCIYTDNSIRPDELLHMELVLVNKLKWNLAAMTPHDFIEHFLSKMPVAEENKQIIRKHAQTFVALCATDVKFISNPPSMVAAGSVAAAAQGLHLGSANGFLSYHRLTRFLSKVIRCDPDCLRACQEQIEALLESSLRQAQQQNLDPKAAEEEEEEEEVDLACTPTDVRDVNI; encoded by the exons ATGGCACACCAGCTCCTGTGCTGCGAGATGGAGACCATCCGCCGGGCGTACCCCGATGCCAACCTCCTCAACGACCGAGTGCTGCGGGCCATGCTCAAGGCGGAGGAGACCTGCGCGCCCTCGGTGTCCTACTTCAAGTGTGTGCAGAAGGAGATCCTGCCGTCCATGCGGAAGATCGTGGCCACCTGGATGCTGGAG GTCTGCGAGGAGCAGAAGTGCGAGGAAGAGGTCTTCCCGCTGGCCATGAACTACCTGGACCGCTTCCTGTCGCTGGAGCCCGTGAAAAAGAGCCGCCTGCAGCTGCTGGGGGCCACCTGCATGTTCGTGGCCTCGAAGATGAAGGAGACCATCCCCCTGACGGCCGAGAAGCTGTGCATTTACACTGACAACTCCATCCGGCCCGACGAGCTGCTG CACATGGAGCTGGTCCTGGTGAACAAACTCAAGTGGAACCTGGCGGCCATGACCCCGCACGACTTCATCGAGCACTTCCTCTCCAAGATGCCGGTGGCCGAGGAGAACAAGCAGATCATCCGCAAACACGCGCAGACCTTCGTTGCCCTCTGTGCCACAG ACGTGAAGTTCATTTCCAACCCGCCCTCCATGGTGGCCGCCGGGAGCGTGGCGGCCGCGGCTCAAGGCCTGCATCTGGGAAGCGCCAACGGCTTCCTCTCCTATCACCGCCTGACGCGGTTCCTCTCCAAGGTGATCAGATGTGACCCG GACTGCCTCCGCGCCTGCCAGGAGCAGATCGAAGCCCTCCTGGAGTCCAGCCTGCGCCAGGCCCAGCAGCAGAACTTGGACCCCAAAGccgcggaggaggaggaggaggaggaggaggtggaccTGGCCTGCACGCCCACCGACGTGCGTGACGTGAACATCTGA